The genomic window CGCACGCAGCGCGATGGCAAAACTTGGACCATGACGTTCGAACGCGGCAAGACCGCCAGCCCGCTGGAGTGTGCGGGTCCCGCCGAACACACCGGCACGCTCATCCGCTTCAAGCCGGATGCCGACGTGTTCCGCGAGGTCGACTTTCATTACGACATACTGGCCAAGCGGCTGCGCGAGCTGGCCTACCTGAATTCGGGCCTCACGATCACGATCCGCGACGAGCGCGATGGCACCGTCGAGACCTACCGGTTTGACCACGGGATCCGGCAGTTCGTCGAGCATCTCAACGAGGGCCGCGTCCCGCTCCATGCGCCGGTCTACTTCCGGCGCGAAGACCCCGCCCAGCGCCTGATTGCCGAGGTGGCGCTGCAATACACCGACAAGTACAACGAGACCATGCTCTCGTTCGCCAACAACATCAACACCGTCGAGGGCGGCACGCATCTGTCCGGGTTTCGCACCGCGCTGACGCGCACGCTGAACGCCTACGCCCGCAAGAACAGCCTGTTGAAGGCCAGCGACCCGACGCCGGGCGGCGAGGATGCGCGCGAGGGCCTGACCGCGATCGTCTCCGTGAAGGTCCCCGAGCCGCAGTTCGAGGGGCAAACCAAGACCAAGCTCGGCAACAGCGAGGTCGGCACCTTCGTCGAGACGACGGTCAACGAGATGCTCGGGAACTTCCTCGAGGAGCACCCCGCCGAAGCCAAGCGCATCGTCGGCAAGGCCGTCCAGGCCGCCGTCGCGCGCGAGGCGGCCCGCAAGGCGCGCGAGACGGCGCGCAAGAGCGCCTTGGCCGGCGCCGGCCTGTCACGCAAGCTCGTCGATTGCTCCAGCCGCGACGTCGGCTCGACCGAGTTGTTCATCGTCGAGGGCGATTCGGCCGCCGGCTCGGCCAAGGGCTATCGCGACGCCAAGACGCAGGCGATCCTGCCGATCCGCGGCAAGATCCTCAACGTCGAGAAGGCCCGCCTCCACAAGGTCCTCAACAGCGAGGAAATCCTGGAGATCATCAAGGCCGTCGGCACCGGCATCGGCGAGGAGGAGTTCGACGCCACGAAGCTCCGCTACGGCCGCATCATCCTCATGACCGACGCGGACGTCGACGGCTCACACATCCGCACGCTGTTGCTGACGTTCTTCTTCCGGCACCTGCGCGCCCTGATCGACAACGGCGTGATCTACATTGCGCAGCCGCCGCTCTACCAGCTCGCCAAGGGCAAGACGCGCCACTACCTCCTCGACGACGCCGCGCTCAATGAGCGGCTCAATCAGCTCGGCCACGAACGCATCACGCTTGAAATTCGCCGGCCCGGCGCGCCCCCGCGCCGCCTGCAGGGCGACGAGCTGCGAGCCCTGCAGCGCCTGGTGGAAGACATCGATCGCCAGGCGCGGATCCTCGCCCGGCGGGGCATTGTCTTTCGCACCTTCGTCGCGCGCCGCGCCGCCGACGGCCGGCTGCCGCTGCTCCGCGCCCAGACCGACGAGGAGGAAACCTATTTCTTCGACGAGGGCGAGTTCAACGCCTATCGCGCCGCGGCGACCGCGCGCGGCAAGACCGTCCTGCGCAGCGAGCTCGCCGAGGCCCAGCAGCTCCAGCGCTGCTTCGCCCGGCTCGCCGATTTCGGCTGCAGTGTCGACGACCTGTTCCTCCGCCGCGAAGAGCTCGTCACCGGCGAGCTCAGCGCGGCCACGTTCGTCCTACTCACCACCCAGGGCGATGTCCGCGAGCTCGAGAACCTCGCCGAGTTCCCCGCCGGCGTCCGCGCCATCGGCACGCGCGGCTGGGAAATCAAGCGCTTCAAGGGCCTCGGCGAGATGAACAAGGAAGAGCTCTGGGAAACCACGATGGACCCGGCCAATCGCGTGTTGCGCAAGGTGATCGTCGGCGAAACCGACGACGACCCCGAGCAGACCGACATCGACGCCGTCGAGGCCGATCGCATGTTCAGCATCCTGATGGGCGAGGACGTCGACGCCCGCCGGCAATTTATCGAGCAGAATGCGATCCATGTGAAGAACCTGGACGTCTAGGCGCCGCGGCCGGCGCCGGCGCATCGAGGCACGTTTATCCCAAGCCGATATAATCCGAGGTGCTGGGCCGGCGCCGTCGGCCCGATAACAGCGGACCCGCGTGGCGGACTCCTGTGCGCGAAAGCCCGATCGTCTTCGAAGGCCGTAGGTTCCGCGTCGAACGCCGCGCGTACGCCGTGCGCGGCACACCCCACCACTACGACATCATCGTGCACCCCGGCGCCGCGGTAATTCTGCCGGTGCTCGACGACGGCCGGCTGGTGCTCATCCGCAACTATCGCGTGGCCGTCGGCGAAGAGCTGATCGAGCTGCCCGCCGGCACGCTCGAGCCCGGCGAGGCGCCCGCCACTTGCGTAGTCCGTGAGCTGGCCGAGGAAACCGGCTACCGGGCTGGCCAGGTCACGCCGCTGGTCAGCTTCTACTCGTCGCCCGGAATTCTCACGGAGCGCATGCACACGTTCGTGGCCACGCAGCTCACGCCGGGCCCGATGGAACTCGACGCCGGCGAGGAGATCGAGGTCACGACGCTGACGCTGGCGGAGGCCTTGTCCGCGGTGCGCGCCGGCCGGATTACGGATGGCAAGACGATCCTCGCGCTGCTGTACTATGAGCGTTTTGCGTGTGAACGGGGGCGCGCCCGATGAACTTCCTCAACGGGTCATTCAGGATCGCGCGCCTGTTCGACATCACCATCCGGGTACACGTGCTGTTCGTCGTGTGGATTGCGTACCGGCTGTTCACCGAGCGCGCCGACGTGGCGGGTGAAGCGCTCTTCCTCGGCATGTTGTTCGGCATCGTGCTCCTGCACGAATTCGGGCACTGCTTCGGCGCGCGGATGGTCGGCGGCTACGCCGAGAACATCCTGATGTGGCCGCTGGGCGGGCTGGCTTACGCCCACGCGCCGATGCGCCCCTGGCCGCAGTTCGTCACCGTCGCCGCCGGGCCCGCCGTCAACGTCATTTTCTGCCTGCTTAGTGCGGCAGCCATCTTCGCGGTGAGCGGCGGGCGGGTGCTGCCTTCGGTGAATCCGCTCTCGTCGCAACCGTTCCTGTTCGGGACCGGGCCACTGGTTCTGCCGGAGTGGATCGGGTACCTGTACATGTTCTACCGGGTCAATCTGTTCCTGCTGGCGTTCAACCTGCTGCCGATTTTTCCGTTCGATGGCGGGCAGCTTTTCCACGCGATCATCTGGCCGTTCGTGGGCCTGCAGCGGGCCAGCCTGATCGCCTGCCAGGTGGGCCTGGTCGGCTGCATCGTGCTGGGCCTGCTCGGCCTGCGACTCGAGAGCGGCGGCATGCTGATCTTCATCGCCATCTTCGGTGGCATGACCTGTTGGCAGCGGCTCCAGGCGGCGCGCTACGGCCTGCTGGTTGAGGATCCAAGCTACACGCGCTATGACGCCGGCGGAGCGCGCGCCGGCTTCTGGGCGCGTATCTTCCGAACGAAAAGCCGCGCGCGGCCGGCTGCGCGGCCGATCGAGTTTCCCAATCCCAACCCCGGTGGCTGGGAGGCCCGCGAAGCGGACCGGCGCGCGACCGAGGCGGAGCTCGATCGCCTGCTCAAGAAGGTGTCCGCGCAAGGGATCCACAGCCTCAGCTACGTCGAGCGGCAAACACTCGAACGCATCACCCGCGAGCGTCAGCGCGAAGAGCGCGAATTCCAGCGCGACACGCGCGTGTAGGTGACCGCAAACGGGGATTTCACCACAGAGACACCGGGGACACAGAGGCGCACAGAGACAGCGACGACTCGTCCGCGCCTGCGGGGCACAACATGGGCGGATCGCGGGCGGCTCCTATCGCAGCGTCTTTGTCGGCGTGGTCGCGTCGATGTAGATCAGCGCGTCGAACGCCCTCGGCAGCGCGAGCGGGAAGAACTGCTCGTCCATCGCCAGCGCGCCAATTGAGCGGAACTTCACCGGGCGCGTCAGCCAGGCGGCGGCGGGATCGTCCGCTTTCGCCTGACGCAGGTCCAGGATGAAACGCGGCACGCCGAGCGCGTGAAAGGCGTATTCCGCGCAGCCCGGTGTCGCCGCCTGCAGCTCGTTGTCCGACGAGAGGCCCTCCCCCTTCGTGATCGCCGTGTAGCGGCCAGTGTTCGCGGCGAAGCCGAGCACCACGTACTTGTCGCCGTACCATTCGCGCAGGCTCGCCCCCATCGGGCCCAACCCGAACCCCGGCCGGTCCGCGGACACGTGCCCGTTGTGCGCCCACAGCACGATCTTTGCGTCCGGCGGTGCCTGCTCGAGGATCCAGCGCACGTTGCGGGCCATGCTCAGGTCGCGCGGCACCTCGTTGCCGAACATCTCGTAGCACTGCTGCACGACGCGCGCATTCTGCCGCGCCCAGGCGAACTCCTTTGCTGACGAAGCGGCCTCGTAGTCCGCACGGTGCTCGTCGAGATGCTCCACGATCGCGCGGCACAGCTTCGCCGCCCCCTTCGCGTCGATTTGCGACCCCTTTTCCTGCGACGCGTACGTTATCTTGAGGCTGCACCGGCCGGATTTTGCCGTCTCGCCGTCCACTTCGACCCGGTAGCCATCGCCGCCGGTCATAAAGCCGGCGAGCTTGCCGCTCTCGAAGTCGAAATCCGCCGGCGCGCCGGCCGCGTACGGCTCCCCGTTGAGCTCGACGCGCAGCTCGTCAAACCAGGCGCTGCCATCGCCCGTGAGAATGGCACCAAAGTTGATGTTCCTCGCATCGGCGGCGACCGGCAGCTCGATCTCGTAGCGCTGCCAGTCCGCCGTGCCGGTGGCGCCGCGCCCGTTCATGTTGTCGAACGCCAGCACCCCAGACTCGCCGTCCACGCGCCACCACAACCCCGCCCAGCCGCGCGTGATGCCTTGTGTCTTGATGTAGCCGCTGTACTGCACGCGCTTCCCCGCTGCCGCCGCGACCGGGAATGACCCCGTCGCCACGCCGAACCCGGTCGCGCCGCCGGCGGGCCCGGACTTCTTCGCGTCAGCGTACGCGGTGGTCACGGACGGCGCGTATGCCGGCTCGACACGCGCGACGTACTCGCGCGCGATCTGCATGGCGAGGTCCGGCGTCTGCATGTCGAAGCCGGTGAACTCGATGCGGCCCCTGCCAGACTCGTTGAACGCGCGCATCCACAGGATCAGGTCCAGCACCTCCTGCGTGTTCCACGTCCAGAAGTACATGCCGGCGAGCAGCTGGCGGGGCTCGCCCTGGCCGGTGCGGACGAAGTCGTTAACGCGGTACGCCTCCGGCATGTTGGCTTCGATGGCGAAGATGGTGAAGGCGAGCTCGGTGGCTAGGTACTCGACGAGCCTGTGCTTCATCTGAAAGAACTCGCGCGTGCCGTGCGTGCCTTCGCCGAGCGCGACGATGCGGGCGGGGCCGATCAGGTCCTTCAGCGGGCGCAGGTCGTCGAAGCCCGTACCGGCGTTTACCGATTTGACCTCGATCACGTGGGCTTTGAGCCAGGCGAGTTCCTCGGTGGAAGGTTCCTGCGCCGCCGCGCGCGCGCAAAGGCTGAGTGCGGCGAGCAGCACGGCGACAAGCGCCGCGCGTGAAACTCCCCTCCCGCTCAGGGAGGGGGTAGAGGGAGGGTTGGACTTACGCGATTTCGACGGCCATTCTGCCGCCTCGCAGGAAGAGAGCGAAATCTCGCCGCCGTCGCCGTGCGTCCCGTTCATGTTGACCTCCTTCGTGCCAGCCCAGCGCGGTGCATGATACTCGTTCTCGTCGCCGCGCCCTGCGCTCATTCAACGCATGGGCCGCCCCGTCGCACCAGCAAGGAGGCCAGGAACGCCGCTCCCACTAGACGGCAAGAATTCCTGACGCGTTCCCAGCGGGCGCACTTGGTCCGCCGCCAATGGAGGTTTTCCGAAACCCGCTGGCTCGCGCTCGGGGCTCTGATCTGACGACCCTGCCCGGTATACTGGCACCGATGGACGACAACGCACTTAACCAAGCCGCGCGACTGCTAATCACGGCGAAATCCGTGTGCGTCTCCACCGGCGCGGGCATGTCGGTCGAGTCCGGCCTCGACACGTTTCGCGGCGAGGACGGCCTGTGGTCGAAAGTGAACATCGAAGACATGGCCACGCCCGACGCCTTCCGCCGCGACCCGGTGAAGGTCTGGGCCTGGTATCGCTGGCGGCGCCAGAAGCTGGCCGAGATCGAGCCGCACGACGGGCATCGCGTGCTGGCCGAGTGGGAGCAGGAGATCCCAGACTTCACGCTGGTCACGCAGAACATCGACGGGCTGCACCACCGCGCCGGCTCGAAGAACGTCATCGAGCTGCACGGCCGGCTGGACGTGGCCCGCTGCACCTATTGCGACTACACCGTCCAAACGCTCGATGACCTCGGCGAAGACCCCTACTGCCCGCTGTGCCACAAGCGGCTCCGCCCCGGCGTCGTGTGGTTCAACGAGGCCCTGCCGACAGGGGCGATCGAGCTGGCGTTCGCCGCCGCCCAGCGGTGCGACGTGTTTTTGGTCATCGGGACCAGCGGGGTGGTCCAGCCGGCGGCGTCGCTCGCGGACGCGGCGAAGGCGTACGGCGCCCGCGTCATCGAAGTGAACCCGAACCCGAGCGAGCTTTCCTACCTGGCGGACGTATGCGTGCGGGCTGGCTGCCGGGCGGCACTGACCGGGATCGATGCCGCATGGCGTCGGATCGCGTCGTGAGCGCTCCCAACTTGCGGATATTATTATCCGTGATCGGTCTCGTGGCAAGCGCGCACGCCGCCGCGTGTCTCGCGTAATTAGTGCTTTTACAAGCGGTTAACAACCTGTTTGTTGTTATAGTCCGGTCCTGGAAAAATTGACCCGGGGAAGTTCATAGGTTATACTAACAGGATTCAAGTGGACGTGACCCTGACGGCGGGCGGGTCGCTGAGCGGTCGATGGTCGGGTAGCGACACACGGTTCCGCCGATTAGTCGCGCGTAAATGGATAACTCCTTAAAAGACAGAGTCTTGGAGACTGTCGACATCGTCGAGGTCGTCGGCGAGCGCGTTGCGCTGACGCGGAAGGGAAAGGACTACATCGGTCTGTGTCCCTTTCACCCGGATCACAAGCCGTCCTTCGCGGTCAGCCCCACAAAACGCATTTTCAAATGCTGGTCGTGCGGCGCCGGTGGGGATGTCATCCGCTTTGTGGAGAAGTTTGAGCGCATTGATTTTCGCACCGCGCTCGCGCAGCTGGCGCGCCGCGCGGGGATTGAACTGCGTTCCACGCCCGAGGATCGACAGGCGGCCCAAATCCGCGGCGAGTTGCTGGCCGCGATCGCTTGGGCCCGGGATCATTTTCGCCGCGCACTCGGGGCGCCCGGAGCCGGGCAGCGGGCGCGCGAGTACGCGCTCAGCCGCGGCCTGACCGAGGCGACGATCGAACGTTTCGGAATCGGCTACGCCGCCGATTCATGGGACGACCTGGTCACGAGCGCCCGCCGCGCGGGCCTCCGACCCGAGATTATCTCCCAGGCGGGATTGACCGCAACTAACGAAAGCGGAAGAACTTACGACCGTTTTCGCCATCGGCTCATCTTCCCGATCGCCGACGCAGCGGGCCGGCCGATCGCCTTCGGCGGACGGGCGCTCGATGACGATCCCGCGAAGTATCTGAATTCACCGGAGTCGCCACTGTTCAGCAAGTCGCGCGTGCTCTACGGGCTCGACCTGGCTCGCCGGGCGATTCAGAAGCAGGATGCGGCGATCATTGTTGAAGGCTACATGGATGCGGTGTTGCTGGCGCAGCACGGCTTCGAGAACGTCGTGGCCACGCTCGGCACGGCGATGACCGAAGCCCATGCGAAATTGCTGCGGCCACTAGCAGGAACGCTCTATCTGTGCTTCGACAGTGATGACGCCGGCGTGCGTGCGGCCAACCGCGCGGTCGAGGTCTCCGTCCTGACGAAGACGCAGGTGCGGGTGGTGGTGCTCGACGGATTCAAGGACCCCGCCGATTGTCTCGTTGCGCAAGGTGCGGAGGGCTTTGCGGCGCAGTTGAAGCGCTCCGTGGATGCGCTAGAATTCAAGTGGTCAAAAGCGGTTAGTGCGTATGACCGCGGCGATCAGCGGAGCCGGCGTGCCGCGATCGAGGAGTTTGTGCAGTTTGTGGCCGGAGTCGCGGTTGCCGGCGGGGTGGACCCGTTCCAGCAGGACCTGTTGGTTGGCCGACTCAGCAGCTTGCTCGGCCTGCCGCCGGAGGAAGTGTTCGACTTGCTCGGGCGCGCGAAGCGGCTGATCCAGCGGCGTGGGCGGGCGGAGCGAACGGTCGTGGCCGCGGCGTCGGACTACGCCGGGGCGATCCGCGGGCTCGCGGGCGGGCTGGTGGTGGCGGTCGAGTCCGTTCTCGGACTGCTGCTGGAAGGCGGCGAATGTTGGCGGCACGTGGACGAAACGGTGGCCCGTGGCGTCGCGTGTTCTGAGACGTGGCAGCGACTTTATGGGCTGTTGCTTGAAGTTCATGATGATATGGGTGAATACTCCATTGGCGACATCGTCGCGCGCTGCGACGACAGCGCCATGTGCGAACTCGTGGAACGCGCGCGGGCCCGCGGGGCGGGCTCGGAGCTGGGCGCGGCCGCTTTCCTGGCGGCCCGGGAGCGCCTGGCGGCGGAGCTGGGCGTGCTTCGCCGGACCGACCTGCGCGCCGACCTGTGCGGGCCCGGCGGAGACGATGAGAGCGTCTTCCGGCGTCTGCACGCCGAGGCCCGCGGGACGGATACGATCCTCCCGCCGGAGCGGCGGCACGGGCCGCTGCCGGTGACTCCGTGACACGGAGTGTCGTGAGAGAGAAGGTTTTGCAGTCCGAAAGCAGCACCGCGGAGTGTCATTATTCGCGCGCCAGATCATAAACCGCGGAGCAGCGGGAGTCGCCGGCGGGCCGCAGGCGCGGCCGGCAAAGCAGTGCCGCCGGCATCAGGGAGAACATCGATGGTCGTCGCAACCACAGACATCGATCCGATCGAACAGTGCGTCAACGAGCTGATCGAGAAGGGCAAGCGTCGCCAGTACCTCACCTGGGAAGAGCTCAACGAAACGCTCCCCGACGAGGCGATCTCGCCCGAGAAGCTTGAGAGCGTGCTGAACCGCATCGAGCAGAACGGCATCCAGATGATCGATGAGATCGAGGCCGACAAGCTGCGCGATGCCGAGCGCAAGCGCACCGGCACGCTCGAAGGCGGCGAGAGCCTCGACGAGGTGACCGAGGTCGACCTGACCGACACGACCGCCCGCCGCGTCGACGACCCGGTCCGCATGTACCTGACGCAGATGGGCGAGATCCCCCTGCTGACGCGCGACCAGGAAATCGCCCTGGCGAAGAAGATCGAGCTGACGCGGATGGCGTTTCGCCGGCGGGTGCTTGAAAACGACTACTGCATGAACCAGGCGGTGGAGACGATGCAGGCGGTCGCCGACGGCCGCATGCCCTTCGACCGCACGATGAAGATCTCGACGACCGAGAGCATGGCCAAGAGCACGATCATCAAGCGCCTGCCGGCCAACCTCGCGACCGTGCAGAAGCTGCTGGAGCTGAACCGCGCCGACTGGAACTTGGCGCGCGACATGCGCAGTGCCGCCAGCTTGCGCAAGTCGGCCCAGGAGCGCATGGACCAGCGCCGGCGCCGCGCCGTGACGCTGCTCGAGGAGCTCTCGCTGCGGACCAGCCGGATCATCCCGATGATGCGGAAGCTGGGTGCGGTGTGCCAGAAGCTCGAGGCGCTGGAGGAGGAGCTGAAGGCCCGCGGCCGGTCGCTGCCGGCCGAAGAAGTCGACGCCATGAAGGATGAGCACCTGGGCCTGATGGACCTGGTGATGGAGGGCACCGAGGACCTGCGCTGGCGCGTCAACGAAGCCCAGAAGGTCTTCGGCGAGTACGAGGATGCAAAGCGCAAGCTGGCGGGCGGCAACCTGCGGCTGGTGGTCTCGATCGCGAAGAAGTATCGCAACCGCGGGCTGTCGTTCCTCGACATCATCCAGGAAGGCAACACCGGCCTGATGCGGGCGGTGGACAAGTACGAATATCGCCGGGGGTATAAATTCAGCACGTACGCGACGTGGTGGATCCGCCAGGCGATCACGCGGGCCATCGCGGACCACGCCCGCACGATCCGCATCCCGGTCCACATGATCGAGACGATGAGCAAGCTGCGCAACATCAGCAAGCGGCTGCTCCAGGAGCTGAAGCGCGAGCCGACGATCGAGGAGATCGCCCGCGACGCGAAGATGCCCGTCTCGGAAGCCCGCCGCGTGATGAAAATCAGCCGCCACCCGATCTCGCTGGACCGCCCGGTCGGCGAGAGCGAGGATTCGTACTTCGGCGATTTCATCGAGGACGAGAAGGCGGAGTCGCCGGTCAGCAGCGCCAGCAGCGACATGCTCAAGGACCGCATCGAGGCGGTGCTGAAGACGCTGACCTACCGCGAGCGCGAGATTATCAAGCTCCGCTACGGCATCGGCGACGGTTATACGTACACGCTCGAAGAGGTGGGCAAGATCTTCAAGGTGACACGCGAGCGTGTCCGGCAGGTGGAGGCGAAGGCCATCCGCAAGCTGCAGCACCCGGTCCGCGCGCGCAAACTGCAGGGGTTCCTTGAGGCGATGAAGGCCGGTACGCAGGCCGCAACGGCGAGCGAGGAGTAGGATGCGCGCCGGGTGAATCGATCGTCAACTCTGCAAGGTGTCGGGAAGGGCCGCGGTTGAGTCGCCGACGAACGACGGGGGAATTGCCCTGCCGGAAGACCGTCGGGCAGGATGTACTCCGACGTTGCGATGCGCGAAGCTGAGGTGCCGGGATTCGGCGCCCCCCAACCGGCCCCGCATTGCTATCTCCTGTCCTCGCCGCCATCCGACGTGTGGCGACTGTGCTCGCGCACGGCCAGCCGTTGAGCCTCTGTCGGCAGGCGCTCAAGACCCGGCTTGAGGCGATCGTCGAAAATCCTCTCGACCGGGGCGGCCAATTCGGTTTGTCGCTCCTTCAACCGCTCTGCGTGATCCGCCGATACGCGGCCGCTCTTCACAGAGTCGGCCTGCTGTTGCCACTCCTCGATTTCATGTTGTCTTTTGGCCAGATATGCGCGCGCCTTCTCCTCACACCCGCGGCACAGATCCCACGCCTTGCGCGCCTGATCGGTGTCCAGTCGGTAGCGCACGATGAAACCGCGCGTGTACGCCTCCCATTGCGATTCCAGAAGGCGGACGTCCAAAACACCAGCCAATCGTACTGGCTGCGTGCTCGCGATCCCGTCGTTCGCGTGGTTGACCGAAAGGCGCTCGTGCTCGCGCGTGATCGTGGGTCCCGGCCGTAGCTCGCCGCTCTGGAGGCGCGCGTGGTACTCGTCCAGCCCAATCAGTTTCTTCCCGTCCCAGATCATGACCGGTGTTTCCGCGCGTGTCTGGCAGATTACAGTTGTTCCGGGCTCAATACCAATGCTCGCGGGCGTTAGCGACTGGGGATGGTACGGGCGATTGAATTCAGCCGACAGAATCGTGATGACCGTCGAGGGCGTGACATCGCCTGCTGCCAGACGATACAGTTCAATCTCCCGAGGGAACCACACCCCGTCCATTTCCTCGAGCGCATAGCGAGTTTCACCGATTTGCTTCCCGTCCAACCAAACGGCCGTGCGAACGATGCCGTTGTCCTTTTGTGGGTCAATCCACCACACAACCCTGCTGCTGCCGGTGGATGCGGTGACGACTGTCAGCTCGTTCTCCGAAGCCGTGGTGTAGTCGGGCGCGGGGTACGCGCATCGCCCGACCTCGCTCTCGAAGTCCTTCCCGAAAACAACAGGGTTGAGCCCCATCGTGCGCAAGTCCCACAGGCGCCAGAAAGTAGTTCGCTCATCGGGGAGTATGTCGGCCGTCACATCGTCTTCCACATGCTGCCAAATCTCCCCCCCCTGCACGAGGAAGTGCATCGGGCCGTGGTAAGTCAGGTCATCGCGTGGCTGCCCGTCCAACCCGCGCATGACCACCCCCTCGTCGTCACCTCGGTAGACCGTAGTGTAATCATCGCCAGCGCAGCGCCAAGTGTAGTATTGGACACGCGGGGGCACCGAGGGTGGGTCGGTATCACGAGGCACGGTGCGTTGTTCAGAAAACTCGATATGTGCCGTGCGCAGCCATGCTCGATCTCGGGCTTGCTCTGCCGCGACGAGCGCCGCTGGTTTCTCGCTGCCAGCAAAGGCCGGAGTAGTGGAAGAGAAAGCCGCGACGAAGCACGATATCGCAAATGCGGAATACGGGGTGCGCATGCGTGGCCTCCGCACAACTCGGCCCCACGCCGTCGCTACTTCGCGCAACCCAGCCCGCTGGCGCTGTAGCGATCCATTTCGCCCGCAGTTCCCCATACATCGTCGGGCACGCAGGGGTTGTAGACAGGGTCACACGGTCCGCCGTACTGAGATGCGCATCCACGAACGGAGTAGCACGCTACGCGAATGACGTCCATGTCATAGAGGCCGGTCTCGACCTTGGGGCGGGTGTTACAGACGATATCATCAAGGCAAGGTGCGTTTGTATAGAAACAGAGGCAGACTTGTTCACCCGGGCAGCCAGGACAGATTTCCTGACCGTTGTAACGCAGGCAGAACCAACTCACCTGCGACACGCCGAACGAGGCAGCGCACCAGAGCATCAGTCCACCAACAGCAAATACTTTGCACGCACGCGCCATGATTAGAACACCGCATTTTTCCAGTTTGGAGATATGCTCGAGTCTCTACACCGTCGCGCATCGAGCGGCGCGCAGTCAACTTGCAACAACCAAACTATCGCGAGTGTAGTGTATGCGCTTCGTGCTTTACTTTTCAACACGGGCTGGGGGAGACTGGTGATGAAATCGCCCCAAGGGCAGCGCCCCAAGTCTCCGGGTCGGCCCGGGAACGCACTCGTGTCGCCCCGCACAGGGATCGAGAGCGCGCACAATCAACGAGATCCTCAGAGGACCCTC from Phycisphaerae bacterium includes these protein-coding regions:
- a CDS encoding DNA gyrase subunit B is translated as MQPTSAYDESKVQVLEGTEHVRKRPAMYIGDTGLRGLHHLVYEVVDNSIDEAMAGACQNIEVCIYTDGSVSVEDDGRGFPVGIKEGYNMSALELCLTRLGAGAKFDRDSYKVSGGLHGVGVSVVNALSEWLQARTQRDGKTWTMTFERGKTASPLECAGPAEHTGTLIRFKPDADVFREVDFHYDILAKRLRELAYLNSGLTITIRDERDGTVETYRFDHGIRQFVEHLNEGRVPLHAPVYFRREDPAQRLIAEVALQYTDKYNETMLSFANNINTVEGGTHLSGFRTALTRTLNAYARKNSLLKASDPTPGGEDAREGLTAIVSVKVPEPQFEGQTKTKLGNSEVGTFVETTVNEMLGNFLEEHPAEAKRIVGKAVQAAVAREAARKARETARKSALAGAGLSRKLVDCSSRDVGSTELFIVEGDSAAGSAKGYRDAKTQAILPIRGKILNVEKARLHKVLNSEEILEIIKAVGTGIGEEEFDATKLRYGRIILMTDADVDGSHIRTLLLTFFFRHLRALIDNGVIYIAQPPLYQLAKGKTRHYLLDDAALNERLNQLGHERITLEIRRPGAPPRRLQGDELRALQRLVEDIDRQARILARRGIVFRTFVARRAADGRLPLLRAQTDEEETYFFDEGEFNAYRAAATARGKTVLRSELAEAQQLQRCFARLADFGCSVDDLFLRREELVTGELSAATFVLLTTQGDVRELENLAEFPAGVRAIGTRGWEIKRFKGLGEMNKEELWETTMDPANRVLRKVIVGETDDDPEQTDIDAVEADRMFSILMGEDVDARRQFIEQNAIHVKNLDV
- a CDS encoding NUDIX hydrolase, with protein sequence MRGTPHHYDIIVHPGAAVILPVLDDGRLVLIRNYRVAVGEELIELPAGTLEPGEAPATCVVRELAEETGYRAGQVTPLVSFYSSPGILTERMHTFVATQLTPGPMELDAGEEIEVTTLTLAEALSAVRAGRITDGKTILALLYYERFACERGRAR
- a CDS encoding erythromycin esterase family protein, with amino-acid sequence MNGTHGDGGEISLSSCEAAEWPSKSRKSNPPSTPSLSGRGVSRAALVAVLLAALSLCARAAAQEPSTEELAWLKAHVIEVKSVNAGTGFDDLRPLKDLIGPARIVALGEGTHGTREFFQMKHRLVEYLATELAFTIFAIEANMPEAYRVNDFVRTGQGEPRQLLAGMYFWTWNTQEVLDLILWMRAFNESGRGRIEFTGFDMQTPDLAMQIAREYVARVEPAYAPSVTTAYADAKKSGPAGGATGFGVATGSFPVAAAAGKRVQYSGYIKTQGITRGWAGLWWRVDGESGVLAFDNMNGRGATGTADWQRYEIELPVAADARNINFGAILTGDGSAWFDELRVELNGEPYAAGAPADFDFESGKLAGFMTGGDGYRVEVDGETAKSGRCSLKITYASQEKGSQIDAKGAAKLCRAIVEHLDEHRADYEAASSAKEFAWARQNARVVQQCYEMFGNEVPRDLSMARNVRWILEQAPPDAKIVLWAHNGHVSADRPGFGLGPMGASLREWYGDKYVVLGFAANTGRYTAITKGEGLSSDNELQAATPGCAEYAFHALGVPRFILDLRQAKADDPAAAWLTRPVKFRSIGALAMDEQFFPLALPRAFDALIYIDATTPTKTLR
- a CDS encoding NAD-dependent deacylase, whose translation is MDDNALNQAARLLITAKSVCVSTGAGMSVESGLDTFRGEDGLWSKVNIEDMATPDAFRRDPVKVWAWYRWRRQKLAEIEPHDGHRVLAEWEQEIPDFTLVTQNIDGLHHRAGSKNVIELHGRLDVARCTYCDYTVQTLDDLGEDPYCPLCHKRLRPGVVWFNEALPTGAIELAFAAAQRCDVFLVIGTSGVVQPAASLADAAKAYGARVIEVNPNPSELSYLADVCVRAGCRAALTGIDAAWRRIAS
- the dnaG gene encoding DNA primase, producing the protein METVDIVEVVGERVALTRKGKDYIGLCPFHPDHKPSFAVSPTKRIFKCWSCGAGGDVIRFVEKFERIDFRTALAQLARRAGIELRSTPEDRQAAQIRGELLAAIAWARDHFRRALGAPGAGQRAREYALSRGLTEATIERFGIGYAADSWDDLVTSARRAGLRPEIISQAGLTATNESGRTYDRFRHRLIFPIADAAGRPIAFGGRALDDDPAKYLNSPESPLFSKSRVLYGLDLARRAIQKQDAAIIVEGYMDAVLLAQHGFENVVATLGTAMTEAHAKLLRPLAGTLYLCFDSDDAGVRAANRAVEVSVLTKTQVRVVVLDGFKDPADCLVAQGAEGFAAQLKRSVDALEFKWSKAVSAYDRGDQRSRRAAIEEFVQFVAGVAVAGGVDPFQQDLLVGRLSSLLGLPPEEVFDLLGRAKRLIQRRGRAERTVVAAASDYAGAIRGLAGGLVVAVESVLGLLLEGGECWRHVDETVARGVACSETWQRLYGLLLEVHDDMGEYSIGDIVARCDDSAMCELVERARARGAGSELGAAAFLAARERLAAELGVLRRTDLRADLCGPGGDDESVFRRLHAEARGTDTILPPERRHGPLPVTP